Proteins co-encoded in one Accipiter gentilis chromosome 5, bAccGen1.1, whole genome shotgun sequence genomic window:
- the BTBD3 gene encoding BTB/POZ domain-containing protein 3 isoform X2 gives MAADIFPRKKPANTNTTAVQQYHQQNLNNNNTIPAPNWQGLYPTIRERNAVMFNNDLMADVHFVVGPPGGTQRLPGHKYVLAVGSSVFHAMFYGELAEDKDEIRIPDVEPAAFLAMLKYIYCDEIDLAADTVLATLYAAKKYIVPHLARACVNFLETSLSAKNACVLLSQSCLFEEPDLTQRCWEVIDAQAELALKSEGFCDIDFQTLESILRRETLNAKEIVVFEAALNWAEVECQRQELTATIENKRKVLGKALYLIRIPTMALDDFANGAAQSGILTLNETNDIFLWYTAAKKPELQFVSKPRKGLVPQRCHRFQSCAYRSNQWRYRGRCDSIQFAVDKRVFIAGFGLYGSSCGSAEYSAKIELKRQGVILGQNLSKYFSDGSSNTFPVWFEYPVQIEPDTFYTASVILDGNELSYFGQEGMTEVQCGKVTVQFQCSSDSTNGTGVQGGQIPELIFYA, from the exons atggcTGCTGATATTTTTCCCCGAAAGAAACCAGCCAACACTAATACAACTGCTGTCCAGCAGTACCACCAGCAAAATCTCAATAACAACAACACTATTCCTGCACCTAATTGGCAAGGTCTTTATCCAACCATCAGAGAGAG AAATGCAGTGATGTTCAACAATGACTTGATGGCAGATGTTCATTTTGTGGTCGGGCCACCAGGTGGGACCCAGCGGCTGCCAGGACACAAA TATGTCCTGGCTGTTGGGAGCTCTGTATTCCATGCGATGTTTTATGGAGAGCTTGCTGAGGACAAAGATGAAATCCGTATACCAGATGTTGAGCCTGCTGCTTTTCTCGCAATGCTGAA ataCATATATTGTGATGAAATTGATTTGGCTGCAGATACCGTGCTGGCCACTCTTTATGCTGCCAAGAAGTATATCGTCCCTCATCTTGCCCGCGCCTGCGTCAACTTTCTAGAGACAAGTCTAAGTGCAAAGAATGCCTGtgtgctgctttcccagagctgcTTATTCGAGGAACCTGACTTGACCCAGCGCTGTTGGGAAGTGATTGATGCCCAAGCTGAGCTAGCTTTGAAGTCTGAGGGGTTCTGTGACATTGATTTTCAGACACTTGAAAGCATTCTCCGAAGGGAGACTCTGAATGCCAAAGAAATTGTTGTTTTCGAAGCAGCTCTGAACTGGGCTGAAGTGGAATGTCAGCGACAAGAGCTAACGGCTACCATAGAGAACAAGCGCAAAGTCCTTGGGAAGGCTCTGTACTTGATACGCATCCCTACCATGGCCCTCGATGACTTCGCAAATGGCGCTGCTCAGTCTGGGATTCTGACTCTCAATGAAACCAATGATATCTTCCTCTGGTATACGGCTGCCAAAAAGCCAGAGTTACAGTTTGTAAGCAAGCCCCGTAAAGGCCTTGTTCCTCAGCGATGCCACCGTTTCCAGTCCTGCGCTTACCGCAGCAACCAGTGGCGCTACAGGGGCCGGTGTGACAGCATCCAGTTTGCTGTTGATAAGAGAGTGTTTATTGCTGGCTTTGGGCTGTACGGCTCCAGCTGCGGATCGGCAGAGTACAGTGCCAAGATTGAACTCAAACGACAAGGAGTTATCCTAGGTCAGAACTTAAGTAAATACTTTTCAGATGGTTCTAGTAACACTTTTCCTGTGTGGTTTGAATATCCAGTGCAGATTGAGCCTGACACCTTTTACACAGCTAGCGTGATCCTGGATGGTAATGAACTCAGCTATTTCGGACAAGAAGGAATGACAGAAGTTCAGTGTGGGAAGGTGACTGTTCAGTTTCAGTGCTCTTCGGACAGTACAAATGGCACTGGGGTACAGGGAGGGCAAATTCCTGAACTCATATTTTATGCTTGA
- the BTBD3 gene encoding BTB/POZ domain-containing protein 3 isoform X1, which produces MVDEKGKNMKCLTFFLMLPETVKNRSKKSSKKGNSSSSSSSKLPPVCYEIITLKTKKKKKMAADIFPRKKPANTNTTAVQQYHQQNLNNNNTIPAPNWQGLYPTIRERNAVMFNNDLMADVHFVVGPPGGTQRLPGHKYVLAVGSSVFHAMFYGELAEDKDEIRIPDVEPAAFLAMLKYIYCDEIDLAADTVLATLYAAKKYIVPHLARACVNFLETSLSAKNACVLLSQSCLFEEPDLTQRCWEVIDAQAELALKSEGFCDIDFQTLESILRRETLNAKEIVVFEAALNWAEVECQRQELTATIENKRKVLGKALYLIRIPTMALDDFANGAAQSGILTLNETNDIFLWYTAAKKPELQFVSKPRKGLVPQRCHRFQSCAYRSNQWRYRGRCDSIQFAVDKRVFIAGFGLYGSSCGSAEYSAKIELKRQGVILGQNLSKYFSDGSSNTFPVWFEYPVQIEPDTFYTASVILDGNELSYFGQEGMTEVQCGKVTVQFQCSSDSTNGTGVQGGQIPELIFYA; this is translated from the exons ATGGTagatgagaaaggaaagaacatGAAATGTCTCACCTTCTTCTTGATGCTTCCAGAGACGGTTAAGAACAGGTCCAAGAAGAGCTCTAAGAAGGGaaatagcagcagcagtagcagcagcaaatTGCCTCCAGTTTGCTATGAAATCATTACCTTGAAGaccaaaaagaagaagaagatggcTGCTGATATTTTTCCCCGAAAGAAACCAGCCAACACTAATACAACTGCTGTCCAGCAGTACCACCAGCAAAATCTCAATAACAACAACACTATTCCTGCACCTAATTGGCAAGGTCTTTATCCAACCATCAGAGAGAG AAATGCAGTGATGTTCAACAATGACTTGATGGCAGATGTTCATTTTGTGGTCGGGCCACCAGGTGGGACCCAGCGGCTGCCAGGACACAAA TATGTCCTGGCTGTTGGGAGCTCTGTATTCCATGCGATGTTTTATGGAGAGCTTGCTGAGGACAAAGATGAAATCCGTATACCAGATGTTGAGCCTGCTGCTTTTCTCGCAATGCTGAA ataCATATATTGTGATGAAATTGATTTGGCTGCAGATACCGTGCTGGCCACTCTTTATGCTGCCAAGAAGTATATCGTCCCTCATCTTGCCCGCGCCTGCGTCAACTTTCTAGAGACAAGTCTAAGTGCAAAGAATGCCTGtgtgctgctttcccagagctgcTTATTCGAGGAACCTGACTTGACCCAGCGCTGTTGGGAAGTGATTGATGCCCAAGCTGAGCTAGCTTTGAAGTCTGAGGGGTTCTGTGACATTGATTTTCAGACACTTGAAAGCATTCTCCGAAGGGAGACTCTGAATGCCAAAGAAATTGTTGTTTTCGAAGCAGCTCTGAACTGGGCTGAAGTGGAATGTCAGCGACAAGAGCTAACGGCTACCATAGAGAACAAGCGCAAAGTCCTTGGGAAGGCTCTGTACTTGATACGCATCCCTACCATGGCCCTCGATGACTTCGCAAATGGCGCTGCTCAGTCTGGGATTCTGACTCTCAATGAAACCAATGATATCTTCCTCTGGTATACGGCTGCCAAAAAGCCAGAGTTACAGTTTGTAAGCAAGCCCCGTAAAGGCCTTGTTCCTCAGCGATGCCACCGTTTCCAGTCCTGCGCTTACCGCAGCAACCAGTGGCGCTACAGGGGCCGGTGTGACAGCATCCAGTTTGCTGTTGATAAGAGAGTGTTTATTGCTGGCTTTGGGCTGTACGGCTCCAGCTGCGGATCGGCAGAGTACAGTGCCAAGATTGAACTCAAACGACAAGGAGTTATCCTAGGTCAGAACTTAAGTAAATACTTTTCAGATGGTTCTAGTAACACTTTTCCTGTGTGGTTTGAATATCCAGTGCAGATTGAGCCTGACACCTTTTACACAGCTAGCGTGATCCTGGATGGTAATGAACTCAGCTATTTCGGACAAGAAGGAATGACAGAAGTTCAGTGTGGGAAGGTGACTGTTCAGTTTCAGTGCTCTTCGGACAGTACAAATGGCACTGGGGTACAGGGAGGGCAAATTCCTGAACTCATATTTTATGCTTGA